The DNA window CCCACCTGCCTGTAAAACCCCCCAAAATGTAATCTATGGAATTGCGTTATGTAATAATTCTCTTTAGATCTTTCTTCATACGTGCAGGTCTTCTTTGGCTGTTGACTgcagtttgttttcactgtCTCACCTGTTGCAGCTTGTGTATTTACCCTGAGGtgatattctatatttttcCTATTGTGAAGAAATCCCACACAACCAGGGAGGTGTTGATTTATTGCTcgatacttttttcttttttacttttctgaAACCTGTCAAGTCTTTAAAAAGTGGTTCACACATATGAGGTTGGAACAGCTAGTTACCTGCACTGAGGAGGTtattctgtgtctgtctgtgagttAGCACGGTGACTCACCATCTACTGGACGGATTAACACGACACCTGGTGAAAGGTTCAGGGAGAGATCtaggaattttcatttttttccccagaaaaattacttttttactCTCAGCAGCATATTAGTGGACATTTGTTGCTTCAGTGAGGATTTATGTGGCAGCAGGACGGTGTATGTGGGATTGACTCATAATAAACTGCACTGCCAATGATCACGGTGATGGAGAAACACGTCTGCCAGAGTAATGGTGTGGTTCACTGACAGGCTTTATTATGGTTTTTTGGGAGATTTATGACACAGATGAATAAACTTTAATAGGCTTTGGATACACCAAAAATACTTATTCATCGTATAAATACGCTGTTGGCTTAGTTAtttttcatgggatttgttgacaacAATCAAACTATAAAAAGATgaatctctgtctttctttttttaattttaatttgttcCACCACCGACGGACGGACTTCAAACTTGGCGGGTGTGTTGCTGATGAACAGTTGTCGAGACaatggtcacacacacacacacagagaggttcCTTCATTCACTTATAAACCGTAAACGGCGCTcgctgttgccatggtaaccatGTTTAAGACACAAccctctgatgatgtcactgaagGTCAGGCTCCAGCTTGACGGGCGCTGGTGATATAAAACTTCGGACCATTTTGACTCATTTAACTCGAAGCTAGTGACTCACTGTGGGAAAGATTTCCATCAGCAGGTCAAGCGTTCAATGTGAGATAATTAAGAGTTTATCTCAAAGCACAATTCATTATCAGAGCCATTCGAAATGAATTAGTGCAGAAATAGCATTGTTCATTGTTCCCATTTCCCTATTTCCACTCACTTCAAGCCACAGACAGTTATGATTTAAACCATCATTATAACATACAGTCAAAATCTAAGTCAAAATGTGAGTTATATTTTTGTAACTCTAGTTTATTTTGCTCACTTACACTTACTGAACTTAAATACTCCTCCAGTAAATAGTCACATATCATTGTGACTTCAACTGGAAGAATCGTCACAGAGCCACAGCAGACAGTGACGTGAAGAGaatataaagacaaaaaaatatatattctatattttctggttatatgtttatatatcaGGGGGCCATTAACCATAAATAGGAAACTTACACCACACAATTGCCATATTGTATATTTCAGAGTTCTAGTCTTCTTCAGTTTACCTCCAACCAGGAGATTCGGTCTTTATTGCCTGTCAGTCTCCCTGTCAGCAGAAACTACTGAAATCATTTTCATGAGATTGTGTGGAAGGGTGGGTCGTGACCCGAGGAAGAACCCATCAAATCTTTGGAGCAGATGCCAAAATAGAGCATAATTGGGAGGCACTTCTAGTTCTCCCTGTCATGCAGGTAATGTCTATCAGTCAGCAGTGGGTTCTTGCATCAGAGACATGCAGCCATGTTTTCTTTATCTCCACCATTGACTCTGAGTGGCTGAACAGGACCAACAGGAAGACGGGATGAGGTCTGTTTGCACATTTGAATGTGAGAACCTACGAAACTACTAAATCTAAATAGTGGTTTAAACAGAAGAGTAGCACTGTGCTATCACTCACCTCACAGTGGTCTCTGTAGAGCGTCTGCAGCTTCTTGATATCATTCAAGTTCATGCGCTCAGGCAGAGGCTGGGTGCCCAAGTCGGGGGTGGGAAACGGAGGCAAGGTGTGGGATGTATCTGCATAAACCCGAAGAATTCAGACAGGTGTCACTCACTCAtacagacgtgtgtgtttacacacaacacactcaaatatacacaaaaaacaaacacaggctaATCTACATAGAAACCATAGAAAAGTTGTATAAAAAGATCTTATTGTATGTAAACATTGTTTACTGAAGAAAAATATCTAATGCTATAGAATGAAAATCAGACTTTTAAAAGCAGTTGTGTCATCCTGGAATCGTAGTAGTGGCAGCAGCAAACCAGCTCTTGTCCCTTACCTATGTACTGCTGGTGATGTTGGCTCTGAGCAGCCACCGACTGCTCTGGAGTGCTGCTACAATTCTGAGAGCTCCCACACAGGCTGTCAGACATCCCATCCACCTTCTGCAGGGGTTTGaacctgaggagagaggagagagcaggacaTGCACATAAGTTAGCTGAGTtctgaaggagagagaaagcaggaaTATGGAAAGTAGGACTGAGAAAGGTAAACATGTCAGATGGCAGGGAGAGAGCTCTGACCTCTGTTTCTGGTGGACAGGCTGCTGCCTCATGGCCATGTACTGGGTGTCCTCCTGCAGCCGGTTGAGTGGTGAGTCTGGCTTCACCCTGATGCCATAGTAATGATACTTAGAGTTGCCTCTGGccgaggagagagtgagagaaaaaaacagaaacagtgagGAGAAGTCTTGCCCTCAGTGTAATCACTATCATTATCCTCTTCCATCAGCAGGTCTCCGATGCCTATAAGCATCATCATACTCATCACATCTATAATGGTAACTTGATTACTATTATCAGCCTCTTCAATATTGGCAACAGGGTCTTCCTGTTTGTACCTGGTGCCGAGGCGGCGGGTCCTCAGGCCCATGAAGACCGAGCGGATGAGTTTGCCGAAGGAGGCCGCGTTGACCGGATCCAGTTTCTGTTCCTGACAGTGCCGCAGGTAGTGGTTGTACAGGGAGCACCGGGGCAGACTGACTCCCTCCGCTGTCTCATAGTTGTCCAGGAGCCACTGCAGCTAAAAATACACAGAGGAAGCAACGGTCGCACCATCAGTGAGCCAAACAGACAAACTCTGTGAAAGTGCCCTGGGTGTTATTGGAAGGGAGCAGTGCATCTTATCATCAATTCAAAAGGCAgatcgcacacaaacacacaaataacataACGTATTTTAGAAAGTGAAACACCAGATATCATTACACTCCTGCTAAGCTCAGGCTCGACTGAAGCAGTGAGCGAGCGTAAGGAACGGCTGATTGAGTGAGCACTCAAACATCTGGAGATCTATTTACTCTATCAAACAATCCTCCAAGACAGTCAGTTACTGAGGAGAACACAGTCGTAGCTCTGTCTGTCACAGCCTAATCAAAACAATTTACATGAAGAGCTCATTTAGCCAATTTACAAATCAATTTCAAAGCAAATACTGTTCAAATGATGTTGACATTGCGAGGTGATGGCTGAGGTTAGGAGCTGGAAGTTAAGGAAAGCATCTAAACCACACATGTGCCCCATGTGAGTGAAGGCTGAAGGATAGAAAAACTATTAgaatcaaatttgaatgtcattAGACTTGAGTGACGGCCTCCCAGGAGAAAAGTTAAGCcccattcacacagacacacgttcTTCCCGATCATCTCCATTCATTTGAAAAGCAGAAGTGTGCTGATGTGTCATCGTCTTCCGGGGAAACATTAACTGATTGTAAGCAAGCATGCATGCAAGCTCATTCCCCTTCTTTTTTCACTGTCTCACGGCTACATGACACCAATGCAGCGCCCTCTGTTTAAACGTAGGCCAGCAAGCTTACACTGTAAAAAGTATATGCAGACATGCATGTATTGGTGTATTTAAGCGtgaaaataacacaattcaATCAGCTATCCAAAGATACAAGGGGCATTCCTAAGGAAAACAAATGCAAGTTCAGCTCTTTtgtgtcagtgagacagtgcaGAGGAAGTAAAGCTAGCAGTGGGTTACTGTGTTCAGCTGAGCAGAGCGGGAGAAGAACACACAGCCTTCAGGTTCAGCCTCCGatgtctttttctctttttatcattttctctCATATCCTTCTCAAAGAAAGTTCCTTGTTGACTTACATGGCTGTTGAGCAGGCTGCTTTTGTGACTCGCAATTCCTTCAGACTTTTGGAGGTTTTCAATCGCCATTTCAAGCTAAAGAAAGAAGAAGCATGCAAAAAAATAGTGGAtaaagaagggagaggaggcaaaAGAGTGAGAGGGACAGAAAAGGAGAAGGGGACAGAAATAAGCAGGGTAtatggaggagaaaaaaaacataacaaaaggAAATAAGACTGTTAGCGAGCAGCCAGATCTCTGCATTTCCATTAAAAATCAgtcagtgttgcagccaaatccattATTGGCTGACAAAAGCATGCAAATCAAGGGTCTTATAGGGTTAAGCTGCTCAGTGAAGGGTTGCAGTCAGACACTCTAATGTATGCAAATAGGAACCACAAACAGGGGCACAGGTCACGTCAAGCTCAGAGACAATAGGTCAACAATGCCCCTACAAGTGAAACAGTGTCACAATGAGAAATACACTGGCATATTATTTCTGTCTTTGGACatcaaaaaaaaatgatggagtCCAACTGGTGCCAAGCAAAGTGAATGACAAAACCAGGGACGTTCTGTTGAGCTGCAGAAGGAAAAtcaagttaaaaagaaaagatatgtGCTATTGCAGCCAAACTGGAGACACAgaagaaaaggggaaaagaagCAGGCGGCATTCCAAGCCTTAAGAAGGCTCCAGAGGGCTCTTGGCCAAATGGTAATGAGCCCCAGGGGTTGCTTTGTTTTGCAGGGCGCTCAAGTGCCTGTGAAAACCTCTGAAACAAGGCAGTGCTGAATTATTTAAGCCAGCGTCCTGATTCTACAAGCTCTCTGCcctgtgctgctctgctctctgtgtgCTACTGCAGAGCCAGGAGGCCCCGACTCAGGTTGCCGTAAAcccagcgtctctctctctctctctctctctctgcctttcagGATTGGACTGGGAGCCTGCCCAGTCTGGACAAAGCCTCGGCAATGGTGACAGTTAGCACCAGCATGCATCTGATGACATCATACAGTATGGTGGTGAGGATCTCCACTAGTTGAGGGAACAAAACTATCAGTTTAATCATTCTGTGTTTGTTGGCTGTGAACCTCTGACGTGCAAGGGTTTTTGGTCATTGATGTTTTTCTAGTGTAAAAAATGCTTCTGAGTTCCACTGGGTGAGTGTTACTCACCATAGCTGAGGAGGAGCGTGACGAGTGGGAAATGTGGTTGCGGCTTCCCTCCATGCTTCCTCCATGGATCAGGTAGGTGCTGCCACTGGAGATGATGTGGCTGCTGCCCACGTCCATGGCGATGCCCACCATGCCGTGAGAGGGGACCCCACTGCTGGCGGAGGAGACCACCGTGGTGACGTGAGCTCCGCCGGCCTGCGAATCAAAGTAGGTTCCCCCGCTGCTCTGCCCGTAGAGCTGGGCGTCGGGGTTGTAGGAGTAGGCCGTTCGGCTAGGGAGAGGATGGTGGTGATTAACATGCAGCGATGACTAAATATTATGCAAAGTGCTGTGTAACAATTTAATATGAATTGAAATTCCAAAATTTGTTTACTGGCTCATGTCAGGTTGCATGTTGTTTCATGCATCATTTCATCACTTACATGGTTCCATTGGTGTAAACagtgtctccactttctcctacATATTGAACCTGGGACGGGTAAACATGCTGCACCTGCTGCACCTTCAGAGAAACAACAAGAGTATTAAAGAGGCGGCGCTCACAGGTAACAGACATGAGAATAACGAGATATATCACTTTAATTGACTGTTGGAACACTGTAAAGTTAAAtatattgtgtatgtgtgtatatgaagTATCACCACTATGTATTTAGACCTACCCAGGCATTTGGTGTAGTTTTTCTGAACCATATTAGTACATATCAAACACTTTACATTGACAGCAGATCAACTTGTACTGAATTGAATGAGAGATATGAGGTTTGATCAAATACAAGTTTGATCTGACAAACATCACAACTGGAAATGGAAGATATAGTGAggggggaaatggaaaaagCAGGCAATGCACTGTCCATCTGCTATTTGCTGATCATGTGGTTTTATACAGAAAATAAGACTCACACCTAAGACCAGCTAATAGTAGACAGTAGTTTTCACCATAAGTTGTTAGACATCACACAGATTTTGTCCTGGGATTTGGTTCAAGCCCCCAGGAACATTGCAGGGCTTCACAGCAAGGTCCCATTATACCCCGAGACTCAGAGAAGACTTTCTGACATACACATCATCATAAAAAGACATGATatgtattattatgttattCATGTATGCAAGCAGTGGGCCAGGCTCAGccagagaaaagacaaacagtgagGGGGCAGAGCAAGCAGGAGAAGCGTTTCACATCTGGATGAGCAGATGTGCAGCCATGTTTAGGATTTTTATCACACGTTTGAGACAAACATGGTTTTGTTACTGTTTAGTTTGTTTACAATATAACCAACGCGACACAAAGAGATGATCAAATATTTGGAAGTGACACAACTATAACCTGGTGGCTATACACAGGGTagaatttagttttatttcatgtcaCTGAAATTCATTTGATCATCTTTCACTTTATTGGTCACGAAAGtcaaaataatgtttgtttttttatcgtATAAAATCAAGGGATGCACAGATACGTTCACAGCACTGTATATGTATGTACAGTACTGTGTACCTGCTGAGTGACCTGTTGAACCCTGGGTACTGAAAGCTGCTGTACTTGTCCTCCCTTCTGAGCTGAGCCTGTGGCTTGAACCAGCACCCTCTGTGTGGATACAAGACATAGCTCAATTACATAGGTATGTATGTACAATCACACACACGTCACTGTAAACATGAAGTCAACACAACATCCACAAACATGTCAACAAACGCTCCCCCTAAAGACGTGTTTGGGTGCTGAGAGATTAATGATTTTTACGGCATAAATAAATGGAAGCTAATACGTCTAACTACAACACTCAGTGTCAGACTGTGTTTAATGTGGTTTATTAACAATTTTGAATAGACCTCGAACCAACTGATGGCAAAGTAGAGGCAGCTTTATTTTTGATAAGTAACTTATTGAAACGaccatttaaaaatgttttattcattgcaGGAGGTGAATTAAACATTAAGCCACAAGTGTATCCATGAGAGATTCTGTTGTCAAGATATTATCGCAATTAATTGATAATTTCAGGCACCACAGGAAAAGCACTAACACAGCAAGCAGGTCCTGGTTTGGTTTCCAAAATAACTATTCTTTTAAACATAacatttggggggggggaaatacaaTGGAACAGTTTTGTCATCTCAGACTTCCCCCATCCGTTCTGTGAGAGGTGGTGTCCTACCTGCTGTGAGGCCGGGACAGGCTGTACCACAGGAGCCTGGGCTGAGGACGACGTGCGCAGCGCTGCCACGCTGGTCGTGGAGTCGGACCCTCCCTCGGAGCTCTGCATGCTGGGTAGcaagggagacagacagaaagaaattTATACCAGACTGAAGAAATACTCTTAAAAGGTAACAATTAGAACTAAAAGGAAAGAATAAGGGACTTTAAGGCCTATTCACGTGGACAGccataaaaaaagtaaatgtgcTTCCACCTCACCCCTTCTTTCTTGGAGTCTCTAGAGCATTCATTAGGCCCCAGGGGGTCTCTGGCTTTGCCAAGTCAAGCTGAGTCACCAAAGCTCGGAGCCCAGGAGGCTGCCCACCTTCGGCCTTAATCAATGGCTAAATAAGCAGCACAACAGTATTACACAGGCTCTCTGTGCCGCTGACAGAACGGACCCAAGGTTACAAAGTTACAGTACAGGAGTTCAAGTTACCAACAGGACTCAAGTGCTTCCTGGGGACCTAACCCACTGCTGCCACTGGTCTGTCCACTGGGTGACAATGTGCACAGCATAGCAAAGGGAGCTAAAAATGGAGTAACACAAAGGCtctctttaaaagaaaaaaaaaaaggacagaggGGGAATGAGCGGGAGTAAGGCCGGGACACGAGAAGAATAGAGCAAGGGGGAGTAAgcagataaaaaacaacttGTCCACTctctcaaaaaagaaaaaaaaacgaggggagaggaagatgaaaatggcagTGGGGCTCCGGCCTCTGCCAGGGGCC is part of the Limanda limanda chromosome 9, fLimLim1.1, whole genome shotgun sequence genome and encodes:
- the rfx2 gene encoding DNA-binding protein RFX2 gives rise to the protein MQSSEGGSDSTTSVAALRTSSSAQAPVVQPVPASQQRVLVQATGSAQKGGQVQQLSVPRVQQVTQQVQQVQHVYPSQVQYVGESGDTVYTNGTIRTAYSYNPDAQLYGQSSGGTYFDSQAGGAHVTTVVSSASSGVPSHGMVGIAMDVGSSHIISSGSTYLIHGGSMEGSRNHISHSSRSSSAMLEMAIENLQKSEGIASHKSSLLNSHLQWLLDNYETAEGVSLPRCSLYNHYLRHCQEQKLDPVNAASFGKLIRSVFMGLRTRRLGTRGNSKYHYYGIRVKPDSPLNRLQEDTQYMAMRQQPVHQKQRFKPLQKVDGMSDSLCGSSQNCSSTPEQSVAAQSQHHQQYIDTSHTLPPFPTPDLGTQPLPERMNLNDIKKLQTLYRDHCEATLDVVMNLQFHYIEKLWQTFWYSTAPSSDGNTSIANSDEDPEGVIPRDKLVSLCKYEPIRLWMRSCDHILYQALVEILIPDVLRPVPSTLTQAIRNFAKSLEGWLTNAMTSFPQEIIRTKVAVVSAFAQTLRRYTSLNHLAQAARAVLQNTSQINQMLSDLNRVDFANVQEQASWVCQCDESVVQRLEQDFKVTLQQQSSLDQWATWLDNVVSQVLKPHQGSPSFPKAARQFLLKWSFYSSMVIRDLTLRSAASFGSFHLIRLLYDEYMFYLVEHRVAQATGETPIAVMGEFSDLTSMMPSLLEKDASFSDEMSDLGSDADTSREPTEPAVKRERIDMSHPLQEM